GAGGCCGGTATCGGCCGGCCGAAGGATTGCGCGGGCGTCCTCGAAGGTGAGGAGCTTGTCGGCGCCGACGGCATCCATCGACAGGCAATAGCCGTAGCATTTCGTGCAAAGCTGTTCGGCGACGCATCGTGCATGCGCAACCGGCACGAATGCTTCGGCGATATGTTTGTACATGTCAGCAACTCCAGGATTGCGAAACATTCCAGCCGAGCGGAGCGTGTCCTCGGCCGGAGGAGTGCGAATTATGCGGATATCCATGTCTGCTCGGGGATCGCCCGCACCGGAAAGGCCGGTCGGCGGTAAAGCCGGTCGCTGACCTTGAGCTTCTCCCGCATGGCAACGAGCACACGGTCTGAAACCTCGAATGCGCCGCAGCAGACCGGGAAGCGACCGTACCCATCGGATCGGCCGAGCTCATCGAGTTCTGCGCCGGCCTTTTGATAGACGCGCTTCATATGCGGTTCGTAGTTCGAGATCATCGTGTGGATGCCGCTGTCGAGTGCGACCTCGCAGAGCGCAAGGAGCAAAAGGCAAAACGCGCGATCGGGCCGAATTTCCGGTGCAATCGCGTCCTCGTCGATGCACATCCTCGTGCCTTCCCAGATGCCCGGTGCGACCAGATCGCAGGCGTCAGGAAACGTATCCCTGAACACGTCATAAAGCAGGGTCGGGCCTGTCGTCGGCATGAGACGGACAACGCCGAAGAGCCGTTCCTTTTCTTCGTCGCACCACAGCAGATAGGCCGGATTTAGGCTGTCGTAATGGTCCCGTTCGCGCGGGCCGGACACGGCAACCTCCCAGCCGAGCTTATCAGCAAAGACCTTCTTTCTCAGCCTGAACGACTGGTCGAGCAGGTCGCGATGCTTATGGTACTCGTGGCCCTGGACAAGGATATACATGTTCGCCTCCATAGGTTGATAGAGGCGATCATGCAGATAGCAGGGCGTGCGATATATTCCCCAAGTGGATACCCCTAGCTGGGGGTATTGCCAAACGGCTGAATCAGGCGCAGCTGCATAGCGCGGGCGATCGTATAGGTAATAGAACCACCGCCGAGCTTGTTGCGAGCGGATTTGATGTAGGCTCGGGTCGTATGCTCGGACAGCTTCAGAATGACGGCAATGTCGATGCTATCCTTGCCCAGGGCACTCCAATGCAGGCATTCCAGCTCGCGATCTGAAAGGTGCGGGACCGGATCGTGCGCGCCGTAAAGCTCGAAGATCGCTTTGTGATGGATAAGAAAAGCGAGCTCCAGCCACTCTTCCTGATACTGGGCGATGGTTGCGCTCCAGTCATCACCTGCTTTCCGCGAATTCAGCGAGAGCAGCGCCCGTCGCGATTTGTCCATGATCGGGATCGAATAGCCATTGGCGCCGATGCCATGGTCTTGTGCATCCATCAGGAACTCGTGGGCGGCCTGCGGGATCTCGACTTCACGCCAGTCGAAGGGCAATTGCCGTATGAGACCTTCGCGCAGAACAGGGTCGATCCTGACATAGTCGCGCAGGAGATATCGGGAAACCCAAGCTGCATTGTAAGTCGTCCGGACATAGGGGGTGTCGACGATGTCCACTATCGTGAGCGCGAGGTGATATGTTGCGAAATCCACCCCATATGCCCGCTGGAAAATCTGAAGCGACTCTTGGACATCTTTTGCGTCCTGGACCTCAAGCGCAATCCTCTCAAATCGAGAGGGCCTTTCTGCATTCATCTGTGGGTGCTCCAAGGGTAAGGGCGATAAGGCCCGGTGTCAGTCGCATTCCCCCATTATATGTTTGTTATGATATAACATATCGCATAATCGAATTTATGGAACTCATGCAATCCGCTAAGCCCAGATTAAGGATTGCCAAGGAACAGCCCACTGAACTTAGGCTTGACGAAACCCGCACCACTCCCCAGCGAGCAGTGCAAGGGTCTTTGTGACCCTCAGGAAGGACGAAATGCTCACCCGTTCCTCGATGCCATGAATGCTTTCTGCAAGTGGCCCATAGACCAATGAAGGAATGCCGCCGTGCACTGCGAAAACGGCAGCGTCCAAACAAGCGGGCATTACATAGGCAGACAACTCACGCCCGCTGTGGACATGGGTACGGTAGCCAGGACGACGCCGCGACCATCGTTGAACCAGCGCTCCGCTATAATCAATGGATCGGCTGGAAGCTTCGATATCATGTTTGAAACCTTTTTAGCTGTTGATTTGGCTGGGCGTTCCCTGATGCCGAGAATGCTTTATTAAAGCCATTCATTTCATTTTTTCGAATCATTCGAAGACCACGAAGGCAGCAGCGCTCCGGTTGGCTGTTACACTCGCCCCGGGGTATCACATATTCGGATAGACCGGCCCCTCGCCGCCCTGCGGCGGCACCCAGTTGATGTTCTGGTTCGGGTCCTTGATGTCGCAGGTCTTGCAGTGCACGCAGTTCTGCGCGTTGATCACGAAGACGTCCTTGCCGTCCTTCTCCACCCATTCGTAAACGCCGGCCGGACAGTAGCGGGTCGAGGGACCGGCATAGACGTCGAGTTCCGAGGTCTTCTGCAGGTCCGGGTCCTTCACCTGAAGGTGGACCGGCTGGTCTTCCTCGTGGTTGGTGTTCGACAGGAACACCGAAGAGAGGCGGTCGAAGGTGAGGACGCCGTCCGGCTTCGGATAGTCGATCCTGCGGTGCATTGCCGCCGGCTCCAGCGACTGCGCATCGGTCTTGCCGTGCTTCAGCGTGCCGAAGAAAGAGAAGCCGAACAGCGTGTTCGTCCACATGTCGAGGCCGCCGAGCGCCACGCCCACGGCAGTGCCGAATTTCGACCAGAGCGGCTTGACGTTGCGCACCTTCTTCAGGTCCGAGCCGATGGCGCTATCGCGCCAGCCCTGTTCGATCTCGATCGGCTCGTCATTGGCGCGGCCGGCCGCAATGGCATCCGCCAGCTTCTCGGCGGCCAACATGCCCGACAGGACCGCATTGTGACTGCCCTTGATGCGCGGCACGTTGACGAAATCGGCCGAGCAGCCGATCAGCGCACCGCCCGGGAAGGATAGTTTCGGCACCGACTGGTAACCGCCTTCCGTGATGGCGCGCGCGCCATAGGAAAGCCGCTTGCCGCCCTCGAAGGTGCCCTTGATCGCCGGATGCGTCTTGAAGCGCTGGAATTCCTCGAAGGGGAAGAGATAGGGGTTCTTGTAGTTGAGATGCACCACGAAGCCGACGGCGACGAGGTTGTCTTCCAGATGATAGAGGAAGGAACCGCCGCCGGTCTTCATGCCGAGCGGCCAGCCGAAGGAGTGCTGCACGAGTCCGGGCTTGTGGTGTTCCGGCTTGACCTGCCAGAGTTCCTTGAGGCCGATGCCGAACTTCTGGGGCTCGCGGCCCTTCGAAAGATCGAACTTCGCGATCAGCTGCTTGGCGAGCGAGCCGCGCACGCCCTCCGAAATCAGCGTGTACTTGCCGAGCAGCGCCATGCCGCGGGTATAGTTCGGGCCGGGCTCGCCATTGCGCTCGATGCCCATGTCGCCGGTGGCGACGCCGATCACCGCGCCTTCGTCGTTATAGAGCACTTCGGTCGCGGCGAAGCCCGGATAGATCTCGACGCCAAGCTCTTCCGCCTTGGTCGCCAGCCAGCGACAGACATTGCCGAGCGAGACGATGTAATTGCCGTGATTGTTCATCAGCGGCGGCATGGCGAAGTTCGGCAGGCGGATGGAGCCGGCAGGGCCTAGCAGCAGGAACTGGTCGTCCTTCACTTCGGTCTTGAACGGATGGTCGGCGTCTTCACGCCAACCCGGCAGCAGGCGGTCGATGCCGATCGGATCGACGACCGCGCCTGACAGGATATGCGCGCCGACTTCCGAGCCCTTTTCCAGGACGACGACGGTCAGATCCGGATTGACCTGCTTCAACCGGATCGCCGCCGAAAGGCCGGCAGGTCCCGCACCGACGATCACAACGTCGAATTCCATCGACTCGCGTTCGGGGAGTGCCGCCATGTCGCTCAGAGCGCCCTCTGCAAATCTGGCAGGATCTCGAAGAGATCGCCGACGAGGCCGTAGTCTGCGACCTGGAAGATCGGTGCCTCCTCGTCCTTGTTGATCGCGACGATGACCTTCGAGTCCTTCATGCCGGCAAGGTGCTGGATCGCACCCGAGATGCCGCAGGCGATGTAGAGCTGCGGTGCCACGATCTTGCCCGTCTGGCCGACCTGCCAGTCGTTCGGGGCATAGCCAGCATCGACGGCAGCGCGGGAGGCGCCGACGGCGGCGCCGAGCTTGTCGGCGACCGGGAGGATCACTTCCTGGAATTTTTCATACGAGCCGAGCGCGCGACCACCCGAGATGATGATCTTCGCCGAGGTCAGTTCCGGACGATCCGACGAGGACAGGGCGTCCTCGACGTGGGTCGAAAGACCCGGGTTCGCTGCCGCAGAGATGGTTTCGACCTGCGCGCTTCCGCCCTCGCCTGCTGCGGCGAAGGACGCCGTGCGGACGGTGATCACCTTCTTCGCATCGGTGGACTGAACCGTCTGGATGGCATTGCCCGCATAGATCGGACGCTTGAACGTGTCGGCCGAGACGACCTCGACGATCTCGGAGACCTGCGCGACGTCGAGCAGTGCCGCCACGCGCGGCAGCACGTTCTTGCCGACCGAAGTCGCAGCCGAGACGATGGCGTCATAGGAGCCGGCCAGCGATACGATGAGTGCGGCAAGCGGCTCGGCGAGGTTGTTGGCAAGGCTGCCATCGTCGGCGAGAAGCACCTTCGAAACGCCCGAGAGCTTTGCCGCCTGTTCGGCCGCCGCCTTGGCATTGCTGCCAGCGATGAGCACATGCACGTCGGAACCGATCTGCGATGCCGCCGTCAGCGCCTTGGCGGTCTGGTCGGAAAGGTGGGTATTGTCGTGATCTGCCAGAAGAAGAATGGCCATGTCGTAATCTCCCTTTCCTGCCTTACAGCACACCGGCTTCGGTCTTGAGCTTCTCGACCAGTTCGGCCACGCTCTTGACCTTGACGCCCGCCTTGCGGCCGGACGGCTCCTCGGTCTTCAGCACCTTCAGGCGCGGGGTGGTATCGACGCCGAAATCGGCCGGCGACTTCTTGTCGAGCGGCTTCTTCTTCGCCTTCATGATGTTCGGAAGCGAGGCATAGCGCGGCTCGTTGAGGCGCAGGTCCGTCGTCACCACGGCCGGCAGCTTGACCTCGATCGTCTGTAGGCCGCCGTCGACCTCGCGCGTCACCTTGGCCGACCCGTCGCCGATCTCCACCTTCGAGGCGAAGGTCGCCTGGGCCCAGCCCAGGAGGGCCGAGAGCATCTGGCCGGTCTGGTTCGAATCGTCGTCGATCGCCTGCTTGCCGACGATGATCAGGCCCGGCTGTTCGGCCTCGGCCACGCCCTTGAGGATCTTGGCGACCGCCAGCGGCTCGACGGCATCATCCGTCTCGACCAGCACGGCACGGTCGGCGCCCATGGCGAGCGCGGTGCGCAGCGTCTCTTCGGCCTTCGCAGGGCCGATCGACACGACCACAACTTCCTCAGCCTTGCCCGCTTCCTTCAAGCGCAGGGCCTCCTCGACCGAGATCTCGTCGAACGGGTTCATCGACATCTTCACGTTCGCAAGTTCGACACCAGAGCCATCGGCCTTGACGCGAATCTTAACGTTGTAGTCGACGACACGCTTTACGGGGACAACTAACTTCATACCTCTTCCCTTCATAGTTTGGGCCGCGCCTCAGTCACCTGATCGCTGAAGGTGAAATGCGGCAATCGGTTCGCGGCGTGGACCAACTCGACAGCTGAAGCGTCGAGGGCGGGCCTTATTGTCAGACACTATTAATGTATGTCACGAAGCGTGTCAATGTTTTGGAAGTCCTGTAGGTTGATCTCTTCTTCTCAGCTCGACTTTGTACAAAATCGGTGGTGATTTCGGGTGATGCTGAGCAGCTCCGGGGTGAATCAATTCGCCGCAGGTTCCGGCCTTAGGCCATTCGTTCGATCGGATTCGAACGGATGGATGAGCGACCAACATGATCGTAGCAGTGGGCCGGGAGACGCGGTTCCCCACGTCCTTCGCCAATAGCTTTCGCCGTTTCGTTTTTGGTTCACCGCGCCAAGCTGGGAGCATCTGCTGGTCCTGGGTGCGCTACTTTCACCCGGCAAGCGAACGATGACGGCATGCCTGCGCATCACCGGACGCGCGGAGGTAAGCAATTTTGCCGCTTATCATCAACTTCTGAACCGAGCCAGATGGAACCCCCGCACGTTGGCGGCCCGTCTGCTGTCCGTCATTGTTGCCCGGCTCGTGCCCGAGGACCCCGTCGTGATTGGCATGGACGATACAATCGAGCGGCGTTGGGGCCAACGCATCACCGCACGTGGAATTTATCGTGACCGGCTCGCCAATAGCGCCCTCCATATCATTGCAATTGGCCGTCTCAGGACCGACGAGAAAACCAAACAGTATGTCGCCCGGCGTGTTGCCGCGGGGCATTCCAAACTCGACGCAATCCGAGCACTGAAGCGATACATCGCTCGGGAAGTATTCGGAATCATCATACGCCGCCAGAAGGAGGTCAATCAGACCAGAATCGTCGCTTGACAAACAGAAGGGCGTCCAGGGATCGCAGTTCACCAGCATGGACTGGGTTTCGTTCCTCAGACACCACAATCTGGTTCACTCAGTAAGCCGACGCGGCAACTGGCATGACAATGCGGTGGCCGAGAGCTCTTCAATCTTCTGAAGCGAGAGAGGACACGCCGCAGAGTCTACCGTTCACGCGATGAAGCTCGCCAGGACGTGTTCGACTACATCGAAATGTTCTACAACCCGAAACGCAAACACGTCAGGAACGGAATGCTGTCATCCGTAGAGTTCGAGAAGAAGCAGAAAATCTAACCCGGGGGTGTCTACGAAACTCGGGGCTATTCACCTGTCACCGGCGCCGATCTGCGGCAGCTGATGGATGCCTTTGCGGCCTCGGGCGGTCGGGCCATTGTCAGGGCGGTTTCGGACGGCACGCGCGGTCACCCTGTCATCCTGCCGCGCAGCGTTTTCGCAGATCTGCTTCAGCTGGAAGGCGATGTCGGCGCGCGCCATGTCACCGAGCGTTCCGGCCTTGAGGTGATCGAGCTGGATATCGAGGTGGCGCCCGTGCCGATGTCGATACCCTCAAGGGCATAGGCGCCTTGGACGGCCGTCTGAACGGCTAGTGCCTGGGGCCGACGGTCCTGCCGACAGCAGACCGGGCCATGGTGGGCCGGGTTACTGGCCGGCGTGATCCTGCCATGCTTTTTCGGCCGACTGGTGGGCCTGTTCCACATGATAGACGGCGGCACGGCGGGCGGCCTCGCTGTCGCCGGCCTCGATGGCGTCCAGAATCGCCACCATCTCTTGCATGCTCACCTTGGCGCGGCCCGGCATCGACATGGATTTGCCGCGCATGAAATTGATGCGTGCCAGAAGTCCGGTCAGGGTCTCTTCGATGATGCGATTGCCGCTGAGACGGAACAGATCTTCATAGAAACGTGCGGTTGAGCTGACCTGCTTTGCCGCGTCGTCATCTTGAACGGATTGCTCGAATTCCTGCAGCGCGGCGCGCATGGCCCTGATATCTTCGGCCGAGCTTCGGCCGGCGGCCAGGGCTGCGGCCTCGCCTTCCAACACAGCGCGGACCTGATAGATCTCGGTCGCATGTTCCCACGTGAGGATCGGAATATAGGGCCCCTTGTTTGGGATCAGCGAGACCAGCCGCTCGGCTTCGAGGCTGCGCAGCGCCTCGCGGACCGAGGGGCGGCTGACGCCCAGCAAATCGCACAATTCGGCCTCAAGCAGGCGGTCTCCCGGCTTGAACATCCCCGAAATGATTGCACCCCGCAACTTCTCGACAGCTTGCTGCTGGACAGTTTTGGGTGAAACCCGGAGATCAATGCTCGTCATTATTCGACCTATGGAAAGACCCCCGTGCCGGCGAGCACGAGAGGTTATCATGATTTTATAGCCATCGCGCAGGCATGGAACCGTGCGGCGACGTCGATTCACTACGAGAACCGTTGGCTTAAATGTCAACTATTTCTGCATATTCGTCAATGATTGACAGATTGATAGGCAGAATGTCAGACGATGTGATAGCAATCAAGTAATCTCAGAAAAACCTTGGAAAAGTTAGATGGCCGCCCTGAACATCCGTCGCCCCTACACAATTGTCGAAGACAAGCATCGAAGATGCCGGCCGCGAGGTGGAAACGCCTGCCCGCAAGGTCGCGGTCGTGACAGTTCTGGAAAATCCCTATGCGGCAAAGGGATTCGTCGAAGATTTGTCGCCGCTGATCGCGGAAAGCGTTCCACTGGGCCAGAAAGTCGGCGAGATGGCCCTTGCGGCGCTTGGCGGGTTCGAGGTGCAGGGCCATGGCAAGGGCGGTCTGGATGGGGACCATGAACATGCTAACGCGCTGCTGACCACGGTCTTTGCAAACCTGATCCGCGATGCCATCGGTGGCGGCGAGGCGTGGATTTCCTCGATGCAAAAAGTTGTGGCACCGGGCGCGACCATCGACATCCCAATGAACCACAAAGACGACGTCTATGTGCGGTCGCATTACGACGGCATGGGCGCCGGTGAAACGATACGATCCATTGCGGCAGCGCTATCTATCAGTCCGTCCTGTGTTTCGAAATGGAAGCGTCGTCTGGCTGAAACTGGTGCTCTGACACTAGGCCAAATTGGCGGGCACAAGCGGCGGGTACTATCGGATGATCGGGCCGAATGGTTGCGCCAACGCTGCAGCACCGGTCCGTTCACGACACGCGGCTTGGTCACGGAACTGGCCGAGCGCGGCATCAGAACCGATCGCCGTGCCGTTTGGGTGTTTGTGCGGGCTGAAGGCATGAGCTTCAAAAAAACAGTGCTGCCGTCCGAGCAGACGAGAGCGGACATCGTCCGCAAACGGCACCGCTGGAAGAGCCACCAACACCGGATCGAAGCTCATCGACTGGTCTTCCTTGACGAAACCTGGATCAAGACCAACGTGATGACATTTCGGGACTGGGCGCCGCGTGGCCAGCGGCTCGCCGCCTCGGTCCCGCATGGCCACTGGAAAACCCTGATCTTCATCGCAGCCCTGCGCAGCGACCGCATCGATGCGCCCTGGGTCATCGACGGGCCGATCAATGGCGAACTCTTCACCGTCTATGTCAGGAAAATCCTCGTACCCACCCTTTCCAGGGGTGACGTCGTCATCCTCGACAATCTCGGCAGCCACAAGGGACAGGCTATTCGGCGCGCCATCAGCGCTGCGGGCGCGCATCTTCTCTTCCTGCCGCATTACAGTTCAGACCTTAATCCCATCGAGCAGGTGTTCGCCAAGCTCAAACATCTCATCAGAAAGGTAGCACCACGGAGCGTCGAAGCCACATGGCGCACCGCCGGCGACATGCTGGATGCATTCCCGCCAAACGAATGCGCCAACGACCTTAGAAACTCAGGACGCTTTCGCCTAAAAACAGCATGCTCTAGGTTGACTAATTGTCAGACATGGATAATGTCATATTATGAAGGACGCTTGATCATGCTGCATCGGGTGGAGGCCGCCCTGTGAAGGACGGCCCAAGGGTCGCATCGCGTCGGCCGCCGTTGATGGTCATACCCCTCGCAACTGCCTAATCGTTGGATAATAGTAGCATGAGAAACGCATTCCCCAACCTCTTCAGCCCCCTGAAACTCGGCAACTATGTCCTGAAGAACAGGATCATGAACACCGGGCACGCAGCGCATTACCAGCAGGGGGACGGGACCCCGAGCGATGCTTACGCGTGGTATGTCCGCGAGCGCGCCAAGGGCGGTGCCGGTATCATCGTCGCGGGCCATACGGTGCCAGTCTATGACGGCCAGCTGTCGCTGTCGCTGACCAATTATTCTGACAAACAATCGGCGCAGTTCAAGAAGATGGCCGATGCCGCGCATGAATTCGACACGCCGATCCTGGCGCAGCTGGGCCATCGCGGCCGCCGCCTGATGGATTCCGGCGCCTATCACGGCCGGGCCATCGTCGCGCCTTCGCCGGTACCGACGCCGGATTTCTCGGTGCCGATGGTCATGCCGCACCGCCTGACCATCCCCGAAATTGAAAGTATCGTCGACAGCTTCGGCTCGGCAACCCGGCGCCTGCGTGAATGCGGCTATGACGGGATCGAGCTGGCGGTGGGGATGGACTATCTGATCCCGAACTTCCTGCACTCGAACGGCAACCGCCGCGACGACAAATATGGCGGCGCGACTATGCTGGAGCGTATGACCTTCCTTCGCGAGGTGCTGGGTGCCATCCGCAACGAAATGGGGCGCGAATGTCTCGTCGGCATCCGCATGTATGACGACCTTGCCGATTTCAGCCTGCAGCTGCCCGAATTCGTCGAGCTGGCAAAGATCCTCGAAAAGGAAAAGCTCGTCGACTACTTCAACATGTGGCACGCGATCACCTCGATCCCGAAACAGGGGCGCGCGCACTGGCCAAGCTATTACTTTGAACCCGGCGCCTTTGTGCACCTGCCCGCCGCGATCAAGGCCGCAGTCGATCTGCCTGTGGTCGGCGCGGGCCGGATGGATTCGCCCGGCATCGCCGAACAGACGCTTGCCTCGGGCAAGGCGGATATCATCGGCATGGCGAAAACACTGATCGCCGACCCGCATTTCCCGAACAAGGCTAAGGCGGGCCGGGTCGAGGATATCCGCCAGTGCATCGGCTGCACGCAGGCCTGCGTCGGCCATGTCGATATCGGTCTAGGCGTCGGCTGCATCTACAACCCCGTCACCGGGCGCGAAGAGGTCTGGGGCGAGATGGAGTCGGCGGCGGTCCCGAAAAAGGTCGTCATCATCGGCGGCGGCCCGGCCGGGATGGAGGCGGCGCGCGTTGCCGCCGAACGCGGCCACAAGGTCACGCTGATCGACCGTGGCACGCGTCTGGGCGGGCAGGTCAATCTGGTGATGAAGACCCCGAAGCGCGACAGTTTCGAGGAAATCATCCTGTGGTTCGAACGCCAGTTGCCCAAGCTGGGCGTCGAGATCCGCCTGAAGACCGAGGCGACGGTCGACTCGGTTCTGGCCGAGAACGCCGAT
The DNA window shown above is from Shinella zoogloeoides and carries:
- a CDS encoding acyl-homoserine-lactone synthase; translation: MYILVQGHEYHKHRDLLDQSFRLRKKVFADKLGWEVAVSGPRERDHYDSLNPAYLLWCDEEKERLFGVVRLMPTTGPTLLYDVFRDTFPDACDLVAPGIWEGTRMCIDEDAIAPEIRPDRAFCLLLLALCEVALDSGIHTMISNYEPHMKRVYQKAGAELDELGRSDGYGRFPVCCGAFEVSDRVLVAMREKLKVSDRLYRRPAFPVRAIPEQTWISA
- a CDS encoding LuxR family transcriptional regulator, with the translated sequence MNAERPSRFERIALEVQDAKDVQESLQIFQRAYGVDFATYHLALTIVDIVDTPYVRTTYNAAWVSRYLLRDYVRIDPVLREGLIRQLPFDWREVEIPQAAHEFLMDAQDHGIGANGYSIPIMDKSRRALLSLNSRKAGDDWSATIAQYQEEWLELAFLIHHKAIFELYGAHDPVPHLSDRELECLHWSALGKDSIDIAVILKLSEHTTRAYIKSARNKLGGGSITYTIARAMQLRLIQPFGNTPS
- a CDS encoding electron transfer flavoprotein-ubiquinone oxidoreductase; translated protein: MAALPERESMEFDVVIVGAGPAGLSAAIRLKQVNPDLTVVVLEKGSEVGAHILSGAVVDPIGIDRLLPGWREDADHPFKTEVKDDQFLLLGPAGSIRLPNFAMPPLMNNHGNYIVSLGNVCRWLATKAEELGVEIYPGFAATEVLYNDEGAVIGVATGDMGIERNGEPGPNYTRGMALLGKYTLISEGVRGSLAKQLIAKFDLSKGREPQKFGIGLKELWQVKPEHHKPGLVQHSFGWPLGMKTGGGSFLYHLEDNLVAVGFVVHLNYKNPYLFPFEEFQRFKTHPAIKGTFEGGKRLSYGARAITEGGYQSVPKLSFPGGALIGCSADFVNVPRIKGSHNAVLSGMLAAEKLADAIAAGRANDEPIEIEQGWRDSAIGSDLKKVRNVKPLWSKFGTAVGVALGGLDMWTNTLFGFSFFGTLKHGKTDAQSLEPAAMHRRIDYPKPDGVLTFDRLSSVFLSNTNHEEDQPVHLQVKDPDLQKTSELDVYAGPSTRYCPAGVYEWVEKDGKDVFVINAQNCVHCKTCDIKDPNQNINWVPPQGGEGPVYPNM
- a CDS encoding electron transfer flavoprotein subunit alpha/FixB family protein produces the protein MAILLLADHDNTHLSDQTAKALTAASQIGSDVHVLIAGSNAKAAAEQAAKLSGVSKVLLADDGSLANNLAEPLAALIVSLAGSYDAIVSAATSVGKNVLPRVAALLDVAQVSEIVEVVSADTFKRPIYAGNAIQTVQSTDAKKVITVRTASFAAAGEGGSAQVETISAAANPGLSTHVEDALSSSDRPELTSAKIIISGGRALGSYEKFQEVILPVADKLGAAVGASRAAVDAGYAPNDWQVGQTGKIVAPQLYIACGISGAIQHLAGMKDSKVIVAINKDEEAPIFQVADYGLVGDLFEILPDLQRAL
- a CDS encoding electron transfer flavoprotein subunit beta/FixA family protein, with the protein product MKLVVPVKRVVDYNVKIRVKADGSGVELANVKMSMNPFDEISVEEALRLKEAGKAEEVVVVSIGPAKAEETLRTALAMGADRAVLVETDDAVEPLAVAKILKGVAEAEQPGLIIVGKQAIDDDSNQTGQMLSALLGWAQATFASKVEIGDGSAKVTREVDGGLQTIEVKLPAVVTTDLRLNEPRYASLPNIMKAKKKPLDKKSPADFGVDTTPRLKVLKTEEPSGRKAGVKVKSVAELVEKLKTEAGVL
- a CDS encoding transposase, with the protein product MLVLGALLSPGKRTMTACLRITGRAEVSNFAAYHQLLNRARWNPRTLAARLLSVIVARLVPEDPVVIGMDDTIERRWGQRITARGIYRDRLANSALHIIAIGRLRTDEKTKQYVARRVAAGHSKLDAIRALKRYIAREVFGIIIRRQKEVNQTRIVA
- a CDS encoding GntR family transcriptional regulator, whose translation is MTSIDLRVSPKTVQQQAVEKLRGAIISGMFKPGDRLLEAELCDLLGVSRPSVREALRSLEAERLVSLIPNKGPYIPILTWEHATEIYQVRAVLEGEAAALAAGRSSAEDIRAMRAALQEFEQSVQDDDAAKQVSSTARFYEDLFRLSGNRIIEETLTGLLARINFMRGKSMSMPGRAKVSMQEMVAILDAIEAGDSEAARRAAVYHVEQAHQSAEKAWQDHAGQ
- a CDS encoding FAD-dependent oxidoreductase encodes the protein MRNAFPNLFSPLKLGNYVLKNRIMNTGHAAHYQQGDGTPSDAYAWYVRERAKGGAGIIVAGHTVPVYDGQLSLSLTNYSDKQSAQFKKMADAAHEFDTPILAQLGHRGRRLMDSGAYHGRAIVAPSPVPTPDFSVPMVMPHRLTIPEIESIVDSFGSATRRLRECGYDGIELAVGMDYLIPNFLHSNGNRRDDKYGGATMLERMTFLREVLGAIRNEMGRECLVGIRMYDDLADFSLQLPEFVELAKILEKEKLVDYFNMWHAITSIPKQGRAHWPSYYFEPGAFVHLPAAIKAAVDLPVVGAGRMDSPGIAEQTLASGKADIIGMAKTLIADPHFPNKAKAGRVEDIRQCIGCTQACVGHVDIGLGVGCIYNPVTGREEVWGEMESAAVPKKVVIIGGGPAGMEAARVAAERGHKVTLIDRGTRLGGQVNLVMKTPKRDSFEEIILWFERQLPKLGVEIRLKTEATVDSVLAENADEIIVATGSTAYMLELDGVDGPNVFTARAVMEGKAKLGNRVVLFDAVGRGEGATVADYIADQGHQVNIVTGLEKLAPDMPSPTRHHLLEKLMGNPAVTITPYTAIFEITEREVEAYNVVTWEPTTIEDVDSVVISAGGIADETLIEPLRNAHPSVRVIGDCFQPRDIELSITDGHKVGREI